Proteins from a genomic interval of Kitasatospora herbaricolor:
- a CDS encoding HtaA domain-containing protein, which translates to MPRTTVQRPGRRNRTSLAALGAATAGLALAAFGAPAVAFGAGPTEVTYDTGSLDWGVKQSFRSYVTGPAGQGSIELTGGATRNADGTFRFGFGSARYDLGSHTLSAAFTGGVRFLAHGGQLDVGLSDLRLTTSGTTGTLTADTASKEQVGAPQATERQDVPLATFTVGRDTTTGAATPARLTEEGAKVFAGFYPAGSDLDPLSLLLARTPAPSPSPSPSPSAPASPSASASPTATGSPSSTGSPSATGSPTATGSPSATASPSATGSPSASGSPTVTTPATGELAVVDGRLDWTVKESFRKYLAGPVANGKAEFGGGAADYRFGGATGTYHTGTHAVSAGFAGSVRFLGHPSDGGYALDTTFDHFGLRIDKDGAFLTADVNAKSPDGRTSVLTGARIAKLDLSGAAFAPVGGVVTLTAVPATLTAEGVPAFGNYPAGEALDAVTVSLSFDRNARVPAGSGTGTGGAAGTGASVSSTGLGGGAVLASTGSGTPVVPLLATAAGLLLAGGGTTVLVRRRTGSAGA; encoded by the coding sequence ATGCCGCGTACCACTGTCCAGCGCCCCGGTCGGCGCAACCGCACCTCCCTGGCGGCCCTCGGTGCCGCGACGGCGGGCCTCGCCCTGGCCGCCTTCGGCGCCCCCGCGGTGGCCTTCGGCGCGGGCCCCACCGAGGTCACCTACGACACCGGTTCGCTCGACTGGGGCGTGAAGCAGAGCTTCCGCAGCTACGTGACCGGCCCGGCCGGCCAGGGCAGCATCGAGCTGACCGGCGGGGCGACCCGCAACGCCGACGGGACCTTCCGCTTCGGCTTCGGCAGCGCCCGCTACGACCTCGGCTCGCACACCCTGTCCGCCGCGTTCACCGGCGGCGTGCGCTTCCTCGCCCACGGGGGCCAGCTGGACGTCGGGTTGAGCGACCTCAGGCTCACCACCTCGGGCACGACCGGCACCCTGACGGCCGACACCGCCTCCAAGGAGCAGGTCGGCGCCCCGCAGGCCACCGAGCGCCAGGACGTCCCGCTGGCCACCTTCACGGTCGGCCGCGACACCACCACGGGCGCCGCGACCCCGGCCAGGCTGACCGAGGAGGGCGCGAAGGTCTTCGCCGGCTTCTACCCGGCCGGCTCCGACCTCGACCCGCTGTCGCTGCTGCTGGCCCGGACCCCGGCCCCGTCGCCCTCGCCCTCGCCCTCGCCCTCCGCGCCGGCCTCCCCGTCCGCCTCGGCCTCGCCGACCGCGACCGGTTCGCCGTCCTCCACGGGTTCGCCGAGCGCCACCGGTTCGCCCACCGCGACGGGTTCGCCGAGCGCCACCGCCTCGCCGAGCGCCACCGGCTCCCCCTCGGCGTCCGGTTCGCCGACCGTCACCACCCCCGCGACCGGTGAACTCGCCGTCGTCGACGGCCGCCTGGACTGGACGGTCAAGGAGAGCTTCCGCAAGTACCTGGCCGGCCCGGTGGCCAACGGCAAGGCGGAGTTCGGCGGCGGCGCGGCCGACTACCGCTTCGGCGGTGCCACCGGCACGTACCACACCGGGACGCACGCGGTCTCGGCCGGCTTCGCCGGGTCGGTGCGCTTCCTCGGGCACCCCTCGGACGGCGGGTACGCGCTGGACACCACCTTCGACCACTTCGGGCTGCGGATCGACAAGGACGGCGCCTTCCTCACCGCCGACGTCAACGCCAAGTCCCCGGACGGGAGGACGTCCGTGCTGACCGGCGCCCGGATCGCGAAGCTGGACCTCTCCGGGGCGGCCTTCGCGCCCGTCGGCGGCGTGGTGACGCTGACCGCCGTGCCCGCCACGCTGACCGCCGAGGGCGTGCCCGCCTTCGGCAACTACCCCGCGGGCGAGGCCCTGGACGCGGTCACCGTCTCGCTGTCCTTCGACCGGAACGCCCGGGTGCCGGCCGGATCGGGCACCGGCACGGGCGGCGCCGCCGGGACGGGCGCCTCGGTGAGCAGCACCGGTCTCGGCGGCGGCGCCGTGCTGGCCTCCACGGGCTCCGGCACCCCGGTGGTGCCGCTGCTCGCGACGGCCGCCGGCCTGCTCCTCGCCGGCGGCGGCACGACCGTCCTGGTCCGTCGCCGCACCGGGTCGGCCGGGGCCTGA